One genomic window of Microbacterium sp. BH-3-3-3 includes the following:
- a CDS encoding HU family DNA-binding protein: MADKSITKTELVASIASATGQSQSAVSGVLDSLFSTVSEAVAKGSKVSIPGWIAFEQVATSARTGRNPQTGEEIAIPAGKRVKVTAGSKLKAAVK, encoded by the coding sequence ATGGCCGACAAGTCCATCACCAAGACCGAGCTCGTCGCGAGCATCGCCAGCGCGACCGGCCAGAGCCAGTCCGCCGTGTCGGGCGTGCTCGACTCCCTCTTCTCCACCGTTTCCGAGGCGGTCGCCAAGGGCAGCAAGGTCTCGATCCCCGGCTGGATCGCCTTCGAGCAGGTCGCCACGTCGGCTCGCACGGGCCGCAACCCGCAGACGGGCGAAGAGATCGCCATCCCCGCCGGCAAGCGCGTCAAGGTCACCGCGGGCTCGAAGCTGAAGGCCGCCGTCAAGTAA